GGCAACAACGAAGACGTTATATGATATAATTTATTTGTTTTATAAATAAGGTTTACTATATTCATCATGAACTTTAGAAAATTATTAATCCGATTACTTGTAAAAATATTTCGATTATTTCTATTATAGTATTAGTACTTTTGTATATGAAATTATAAGTGAGATTCAAGAAGGTATTTATATAAATGATGAATTGATTTTAGAATATGGTTGGATGGTTAGCCCCTCTAGATCGAGAGGCGGGGTAGAGATTCATTAAAGGAGAAGTAATGGCAAATTCCGTAATCTACATTTGAGCAGTTGATTTTGGATAGACCTGCGATAATGAATAAGTGTCGTGGTTGTTTATTAGATGACTAGGCTAAAGGGATTTGATTGAGACTATCTATGGCATGAAAACTAATTGTGACATTACAGGATATAATGACGCTATTTTAGTATGATTTGAGGACAGATATGTTTGGGAGGAGAAGAATGTTAGAGAAGATTAAGAAGATTTTTAGAACTAAGTGGGAGATAATATATATCACTCAAAATCAAAGCAAGTATTTTCAAGTTATAGGTAGGCTATCAGATAATCATATTGAACACAAAACTGCATTTGATGCTTCAACAATTAATCCAGGTAGAGGAATGGGTAGATCAACAAGAACTTATACAATCCTTGTTAGGGTTGAAGAAGCTTATAAAGCTAGTAACATACTTAATGAGATAAGGCATTAGTAAATCCAGGCATGATAATGGATGTATTTGGAAATTTCCGCACCATCAATCATATAACAATTGTTTCCGACATTCACCAGCTTTACGCTGGCGAGAAGTTAGTGTCATTGAGCTGATGAACATCGTCAATACGCGAGCGTTATGTGACAATGGGCACTATTATAAAGAGAGGTAATTATGAAATTATTAGTAATGTATCATTCGGGTGTTGGAAATACAAAACTGATTGCGGAAATGTTAAACAATAGGCTCAAACAATCATTTGTAACTGAGATAATGGCAATTGAGAAAATACAAGATAAATTTTTCTTAGACAATTATGATGGATATATAATTGGATTTCCTACACATCATACGCACCCATCTATCAGTATTATAGAATTTATAAACAGTATGATGACGTTATGTAAAAGAAAACCAGCATATATTTTTACTACGTGTGGGTGGTACTCAGCCAATACTTTAAGAATATTTGCTAAAATATGCGCAGTGAAAAACATAATCCCTGTATTACATCAATCTTACAGATGTGCTGCAACTGATGGCACCTTGCTTGTGCCATGGATAAAAGTATTATTTACATTTGAAAAGAATTTAGAGAAAAAAGTTGAAATTGAAGCAGAGAAAATTAAAGATGTGTTCAATAACAAACAATATAATGTGAATTTACCACAATTTAAATTGATTAGCATTATTAATTATCCCAATAAGAAAATGGGACAATTAATAACATTTAATATTTTTTTACATAAAGATAATTGTACTAAATGCGGCAAATGTATAAAAAATTGTAATATGAATGCTATGAAATTTGATGAAGATAAGTATCCTTTATTTGATAAGGGAAAATGCGAAAAATGCTATAGATGTATACACCACTGTCCTAATAAGGCATTATCCTTAAGTAGGAGAAAAGTTCCCAAAAAACAATTGACACAAGACTTCTTTGATTTTAACAAAAGAAAATGATCAAAATTTTTGTATTAGGTTTATGCTAACAATTATGGCTAATAGTAATTTCCGTGCCCAACATCAGCTAACAAGTTGTTGGCAACAATCATCATCTTTTTAATGATTTGTAAAATGCTGATAACCGTTGAAAACAAGTCTTTAAAGCTTGTTGACCTGTACTTTGCCACAGGTCATCCTGCGGAAAGAGAGATAAACAACCTCGATTTATGGGAAAACGAGGAATGGGTAAAGGGTGTTTTTGATAAATTAGAAGATTTCGAGGAAAGGATTGGCTCTTGATTTCACAAAAAGTTTTGAGCATTAATAAGAAGAATTAATCGAAGGAGGGAATAAATAAATGAAGCAATCAATTGTGCACATAGCCTTAGTTGTAAATGATTATGACGAGGCAATAGAATTTTATACGAAAAAGTTGAATTTTACTTTAATAGAGGATACTTATCAACCAGAGCAAGACAAACGTTGGGTTGTAGTATCTCCCCCTGGATCTATAGGTACAACTTTACTATTAGCTAAAGCATCAAAAACTGAGCAAGAATCTTTTGTTGGGAATCAGACTGGAGGAAGAGTGTTTTTGTTTCTCAATTCTGATGATTTCTGGAGGGATTACAATGATATGATTGCAAACGGAGTAGAGTTTGTAAGAGACCCTAAACAAGAATCATATGGTATGGTAGCTGTATTCAAAGATTTATATGGAAATCTATGGGACTTGCTTGAGTTAAATAAAGATCATCCTATTTCCAAACGAATATTATAATTTGTTCTGCTGATGAATGTGTCAATACGCGAGCGTTAGGTGACATTGCGTACTACTAAAAAAGCACAAATTTAAATTGTTTTTTATTGGGAGAGGTAATTATGAGTATTTTAGAGACTGAAAGATTAATTTTAAGGCGATTTGTACAAGAAGATTTGGAGGATTTTTATGAATATTGTAAAAATCCTAGTGTTGGTCCGAATGCAGGCTGGAAACCTCACAACAACAAAGAAGAATCAGCTCAAATACTAGAAGGTTTTATTACTGGTAATGAGGTGTTGGCACTCATTGATAAAGAGAAGAATAAAGTAATTGGTTCAATCGGATTACATAATGATGATATGAGAACAACAGCTAAAGTTAAGATGGTTGGTTTTGTACTTTCAAAAGAATATTGGGGAAAAGGTATTATGACAGAAGCTGTGAAACGAATTATGGAATATGCCTTTTTGGAACTAAAGCTTGAATTATTATCAATAGACCATTATTCATTCAATACTAGATCAAGACGAGTTATTGAGAAATGCGGGTTTAAGTATGAAGGTACATATAGATATGCTAGAGAAATATATGATGGAACTGTGAATGATATTGTATGTTATTCCATAACGAAAGATGAGTGGTACGAATTAGTGAGTAGAAATAATCTATAACCTTAAGTTATGGCTATTGGCAGTTCCGTACGCAACATCAGCTAACAATATGTTGTCTAAATTCAACATTCATAGCACTAATGATAACTTAACGTAAGTATTTAAGCTATGAACGTCGGGCAATATCAACAAAGAGCATAAATGATTTTTGGTATGGTATTAAACTTTTAATTAAAAAAAACATAGAGGTAGATAGATATAAATTGAAAGAAAGTATAAGTATATTTAATTTACTGCAAAAATCTACAATAGGTATCAGTGTAGTCGGATTCCTAATAGGATTAATAAGTATGCTTCATAATTTAACTGAGCCATCAAGTGTTGGACCATCTATGGCAGTTGCATTGATAATTGTATTTTATAGTACAATCTTATGCTTAGTAATTTTAAGTCCAGCGAAATATATTCTTTCTAAAATTGAAAGAAGAATCAATAATAATACATAATGCTTTACAGTACGACGTCAGCTAACAAAATGTTCATAACATTCATCAACTTTGTATTAGTTTCTAAGAGAAGTGAATGAGTTGATGAACATCGTGAATACACGAACGGTATGCGGAATAATACTGCTTTTTTTTACACTTACATTATTTAAAATAGGGGAGGGTCACTATGGCGAAAATATTGGTGTTTATTTATGATGGAATGGCAGATTTTGAGACTTCACTATTAACTCATCTACTCGGTGCAGATTGTGGAAAGGAATTACTAGTTGTATCTAATGATGTAGGGATTGTTAAAAGTAAATCGGGAATGTTATTTGTACCTCATATAGAATTAAAGAAGGTAATTACCGATGAAGTAGATGGAATAATAATACCAGGAGGCTGGCTTGCCAACCTTGATGAGAAATTGATAGATATTATTAGAGAATTACATGATGAAAATAAACTTATTGCAGCAATATGTGCAGCTCCATGGATTTTAGCTAAAGCAGGAGTTTTGTATAATAGAAAATATACAACTTCAATTGTAGAATGGCAAGATAAGCATCTGGAATTTTTTGGAATAGATGATCCATTTCCTAGGGAGTGTTATGTTGAAGGCAGAGTAATAAGGGATGGCAATATTATCACAGCAAAAGGGATGGCATTTATTGATTTTACTATTGAAGTATGTGATTACTTTGGTCTTTTCAAAGATGAAACAGAAAAGAAGGAATTTGAAAATGATATAAAGGGTTATTAATTGGCTATTTCCGTAGATAATATATGTCAAGAAAAATATTCGCAAATAAAAATGCGTAATTCAAGTATACCTACAAATATAGGT
This sequence is a window from Firmicutes bacterium HGW-Firmicutes-1. Protein-coding genes within it:
- a CDS encoding GNAT family N-acetyltransferase, with protein sequence MSILETERLILRRFVQEDLEDFYEYCKNPSVGPNAGWKPHNNKEESAQILEGFITGNEVLALIDKEKNKVIGSIGLHNDDMRTTAKVKMVGFVLSKEYWGKGIMTEAVKRIMEYAFLELKLELLSIDHYSFNTRSRRVIEKCGFKYEGTYRYAREIYDGTVNDIVCYSITKDEWYELVSRNNL
- a CDS encoding 4Fe-4S ferredoxin, whose translation is MKLLVMYHSGVGNTKLIAEMLNNRLKQSFVTEIMAIEKIQDKFFLDNYDGYIIGFPTHHTHPSISIIEFINSMMTLCKRKPAYIFTTCGWYSANTLRIFAKICAVKNIIPVLHQSYRCAATDGTLLVPWIKVLFTFEKNLEKKVEIEAEKIKDVFNNKQYNVNLPQFKLISIINYPNKKMGQLITFNIFLHKDNCTKCGKCIKNCNMNAMKFDEDKYPLFDKGKCEKCYRCIHHCPNKALSLSRRKVPKKQLTQDFFDFNKRK
- a CDS encoding thiamine biosynthesis protein ThiJ, with amino-acid sequence MAKILVFIYDGMADFETSLLTHLLGADCGKELLVVSNDVGIVKSKSGMLFVPHIELKKVITDEVDGIIIPGGWLANLDEKLIDIIRELHDENKLIAAICAAPWILAKAGVLYNRKYTTSIVEWQDKHLEFFGIDDPFPRECYVEGRVIRDGNIITAKGMAFIDFTIEVCDYFGLFKDETEKKEFENDIKGY